The following proteins are encoded in a genomic region of Hyalangium minutum:
- a CDS encoding DUF2142 domain-containing protein — MSPDSRSKAWPAWLMAGCYGLWLVAWSMATPLFSGADEWAHYLRTVGIREGRWIGDRLPEDFDFPGFTPAQQAFLRQTSRFIDVPAGMAPRGYGCNAFVAEQSAGCLAQAGAYPEARREVTVTGAYPPAFYLLPAVAMLPAHSPSSALPLARLANLLVCGVLLGLALRALAETPEPAPALTAFAVALTPMGLGTMAALSPSGPEVAGALTFAAGLYRLASQPRGGPWAWAACLVGGVALGIARALGVAWVVLLVGSFLVLLGRAGVVQLARHQRSRVLLGGGLLLGALLLSRLWERLHGATVPVTLLPSLRAWREAFKHYPVWLREQVGVFQYLDAEMPAWAYPAWGVLLLALGVGCWPRLSAGWRWRAGVVAVGILAVPLGLYAMLVRNSEFWLQGRYVLPLTCALPLLFGAGALSAEREEQAQGQRFPWVWLAGGAGFLHAVAWYSNARRSAVGNEGPWLFFSSAEWQPPLGWASGCVLALLCAVALPLCVWWAGRTGTCEPHATPPHPR, encoded by the coding sequence ATGTCCCCGGACTCGCGGAGCAAGGCCTGGCCCGCATGGCTGATGGCAGGGTGCTATGGCCTGTGGCTCGTCGCGTGGTCCATGGCGACGCCCCTGTTCTCGGGGGCGGATGAGTGGGCCCACTACCTGCGCACCGTGGGAATTCGCGAGGGACGGTGGATCGGTGACCGGCTCCCCGAGGACTTCGACTTTCCAGGGTTCACCCCTGCGCAGCAGGCCTTCCTGCGGCAGACGTCGCGCTTCATCGACGTTCCCGCGGGCATGGCGCCTCGGGGGTATGGCTGTAACGCGTTCGTGGCGGAGCAGTCCGCCGGCTGTCTGGCCCAGGCGGGTGCGTACCCGGAGGCTCGAAGGGAGGTCACCGTCACGGGCGCGTACCCACCGGCCTTCTACCTGCTTCCGGCCGTGGCCATGCTTCCGGCTCACAGCCCCAGCTCCGCGCTGCCGCTGGCGCGGCTGGCCAACCTGCTCGTGTGCGGGGTGCTGCTGGGGCTGGCACTGCGGGCGCTTGCCGAGACTCCAGAGCCCGCGCCCGCGCTGACAGCCTTCGCGGTGGCGCTGACGCCCATGGGCCTGGGCACGATGGCGGCGCTCAGCCCCAGTGGCCCGGAGGTCGCCGGGGCGCTCACTTTCGCTGCGGGACTCTATCGGCTGGCCTCTCAGCCGCGAGGAGGGCCATGGGCCTGGGCCGCGTGTCTTGTGGGAGGTGTGGCCCTCGGCATCGCGCGAGCGCTGGGAGTGGCGTGGGTGGTGCTGTTGGTGGGCAGCTTCCTCGTCCTGCTCGGGAGGGCAGGCGTGGTGCAGCTCGCGCGGCACCAGCGCTCCCGGGTGCTGCTGGGAGGGGGGCTGCTGCTGGGCGCGCTGCTCTTGAGCCGCCTCTGGGAGAGACTCCATGGAGCTACTGTCCCCGTGACCTTGCTCCCGTCATTGAGGGCATGGCGCGAGGCCTTCAAGCACTACCCGGTGTGGCTTCGCGAGCAGGTGGGCGTCTTCCAGTACCTGGACGCGGAGATGCCCGCGTGGGCGTATCCGGCCTGGGGCGTGCTGCTCCTCGCGTTGGGGGTGGGATGCTGGCCTCGGCTATCGGCCGGGTGGCGGTGGCGCGCGGGCGTGGTGGCGGTGGGCATCCTCGCCGTGCCTCTGGGGCTCTACGCGATGCTCGTCCGCAACTCCGAGTTCTGGCTCCAGGGGCGCTACGTCTTGCCGCTCACGTGTGCCCTGCCGCTGCTCTTCGGTGCGGGGGCTTTGTCCGCAGAGCGCGAGGAGCAGGCACAAGGCCAGCGCTTCCCTTGGGTGTGGTTGGCGGGAGGCGCCGGGTTCCTGCATGCGGTGGCGTGGTACTCCAACGCGCGCCGCTCGGCGGTGGGCAACGAGGGGCCCTGGCTCTTCTTCTCGAGCGCCGAGTGGCAACCGCCACTGGGCTGGGCGAGCGGGTGCGTGCTCGCGCTCCTGTGTGCCGTGGCCCTGCCGCTGTGCGTGTGGTGGGCGGGCCGCACCGGAACGTGCGAGCCTCACGCGACTCCGCCCCATCCTCGCTGA
- a CDS encoding DMT family transporter translates to MAVASGLPPAYARSRPAMLRPRLYLLAAALLWSTAGAAVKLSTLSAYQIASGRSLIAALVLWLAFPAGRKRPSLRALGVAVAYAATVVLFIIANKLTTAANAIFLQDTAPLYVLLLSPLLLREKPSRGELMAAPIFLLGLSLFFLDQLQPGQLLGNGIALASGVAFALTILGLRAASSEGQVVLVWGNLLAGVSVLLPALGGPTPTVLDVGLLVFLGVFQLGLAYTLFNLGIRETPAVEASLLILLEPVLNPVWTFILAGERPGPWALVGGSIILLATAWRTVLGARSAGSPAQRTTAEQ, encoded by the coding sequence ATGGCAGTGGCGTCCGGGCTGCCGCCAGCATATGCCCGCTCCCGCCCCGCCATGCTTCGTCCCCGCCTCTACCTCCTCGCCGCTGCCCTGCTCTGGTCCACCGCGGGTGCGGCCGTCAAGCTGTCCACCCTGAGCGCGTATCAGATTGCCTCGGGCCGCTCGTTGATCGCCGCGCTGGTGCTGTGGCTCGCCTTCCCGGCCGGGCGTAAGCGGCCCTCACTGCGCGCGCTGGGGGTGGCAGTGGCGTACGCGGCCACCGTGGTGCTCTTCATCATCGCCAACAAGCTCACCACCGCAGCCAACGCCATCTTCCTGCAAGACACGGCGCCCCTGTACGTGCTGCTGCTGTCCCCGCTCCTGCTCCGCGAGAAGCCCTCTCGCGGCGAGCTGATGGCGGCGCCCATCTTCCTGCTGGGCCTGAGCCTGTTCTTCCTGGATCAACTCCAGCCCGGCCAGCTCTTGGGCAATGGCATCGCGCTGGCCTCGGGCGTGGCCTTCGCGCTCACGATTCTGGGGCTGCGCGCCGCGAGCAGCGAGGGCCAGGTGGTGCTGGTGTGGGGCAACCTCCTGGCGGGCGTGAGCGTGCTGTTGCCCGCGCTGGGTGGCCCCACGCCGACAGTGCTGGATGTGGGGCTGTTGGTATTTCTGGGCGTGTTCCAGCTCGGGCTGGCGTACACGCTCTTCAACCTGGGTATCCGTGAGACACCCGCCGTAGAGGCCTCGCTGCTCATCCTGCTGGAGCCGGTGCTCAACCCGGTGTGGACCTTCATCCTCGCCGGAGAACGTCCGGGCCCGTGGGCGCTGGTGGGCGGCAGTATCATCCTCCTCGCCACGGCGTGGCGCACGGTGCTGGGTGCGCGGAGCGCGGGGTCGCCCGCGCAGAGGACCACCGCCGAGCAGTAA
- a CDS encoding DoxX family protein — translation MLARFLGPRVDIAYALLRIVAGLMFSVHGMQKLFGVFTEKAPVAFGTQRWLGGVIELGTGLAIAAGVRTTWAAFLASGTMAVAYIQFHWKFQLGAQLVPAVNTGELALLYSFLFLFFACRGAGIWSVDRKFGRSHGGG, via the coding sequence ATGCTCGCTCGTTTCCTTGGTCCCAGAGTTGATATCGCCTACGCCCTTCTGAGGATCGTCGCGGGGCTCATGTTCAGCGTCCATGGCATGCAGAAGCTCTTCGGGGTCTTCACGGAGAAGGCGCCGGTGGCGTTCGGAACCCAGCGCTGGCTCGGTGGGGTCATCGAGCTTGGGACGGGCCTGGCCATCGCGGCGGGTGTCCGGACGACCTGGGCGGCCTTCCTGGCGAGCGGGACCATGGCGGTGGCCTACATCCAGTTTCATTGGAAGTTCCAGCTCGGCGCGCAGCTGGTCCCCGCGGTCAACACGGGGGAGCTGGCGCTGCTGTACTCCTTCCTGTTCCTCTTCTTTGCCTGCCGCGGCGCGGGCATCTGGAGCGTGGACCGGAAGTTCGGCCGCTCACACGGTGGGGGCTAG
- a CDS encoding sulfatase-like hydrolase/transferase encodes MKINGKRPNFLIITTDEERFPPPYENEEARKFRLETDAVGQELRRNGLEFLRHHAAATACAPSRTTIYTGQYPSLHGVSQTPGIGKSSFDPDMYWLEPNTVPTLGEYFRKGGYQTHYRGKWHLSDEDLLVPGTQTPVMSNDTSGTPYPERIALYEEAQRLEKYGFSGWIGPEPHGSAQANDGTVRDPGFAEQVCRLLTELDQRSGAEAETPWVIVSSFVNPHDIVFSGIPWFTKFTELQQAGKLPNVTASPTATESLEDKPRCQKDYVYTYPRMYLPQRDTESYRQFYYFLMAEVSQHIRRVYNHLKDTSFFENTVVVFTSDHGEMLGSHGGMMQKWYNAYQETLHVPFVISNPQLFPEGRTTQLVTSHVDLLPTLLGLADIDAEAVRRELAADHTEAQPLVGRNLSGLVLGKEEPQHEPIYFMTDDAVESGLQMANNLTGQAYSAVIQPKHIETIITRLPELTGDTLWKYSCYSDNPRFYVGNAGNTDGVATARFIPREYECYDLSEDPLETHNRCSALSKAPLSQDVRDALQKVLEEQRRQKRLLPHTLNRNADTASTKGPLRD; translated from the coding sequence ATGAAGATCAACGGCAAGCGGCCCAACTTCCTCATCATCACCACCGACGAGGAGCGCTTCCCACCTCCTTACGAGAACGAGGAGGCCCGGAAGTTCCGTCTCGAGACGGACGCAGTCGGCCAGGAGCTTCGGCGCAACGGCCTCGAGTTCCTCCGCCACCATGCCGCGGCCACCGCGTGCGCGCCCAGCCGGACCACCATCTACACGGGGCAGTACCCCTCGCTCCACGGCGTGAGCCAGACGCCGGGCATTGGCAAGTCGTCCTTTGATCCGGACATGTACTGGCTGGAGCCCAACACGGTGCCCACGCTCGGCGAGTACTTCCGCAAGGGCGGGTACCAGACGCACTACCGGGGCAAGTGGCACCTCTCGGACGAGGACCTGCTGGTGCCCGGCACGCAGACGCCCGTCATGAGCAATGACACGAGCGGCACCCCGTATCCCGAGCGCATCGCGCTCTACGAGGAAGCCCAGCGCCTGGAGAAGTACGGCTTCTCGGGGTGGATCGGCCCGGAGCCGCATGGCTCGGCGCAGGCCAACGACGGCACGGTGCGAGACCCAGGCTTCGCGGAGCAGGTGTGCCGCCTGCTGACGGAGCTGGACCAACGCTCGGGGGCCGAGGCGGAGACGCCGTGGGTCATCGTCTCCTCGTTCGTGAACCCGCATGACATCGTCTTCTCGGGCATCCCGTGGTTCACGAAGTTCACCGAGCTGCAGCAGGCCGGGAAGCTGCCCAACGTGACGGCCTCTCCCACGGCCACCGAGTCGCTCGAGGACAAGCCGCGGTGCCAGAAGGACTACGTGTACACGTACCCGCGCATGTACCTGCCGCAGCGGGACACGGAGAGCTACCGGCAGTTCTATTACTTCCTGATGGCCGAGGTGAGTCAGCACATCCGCCGCGTGTACAACCACCTCAAGGACACCTCCTTCTTCGAGAACACCGTCGTCGTGTTCACCTCGGACCACGGGGAGATGCTGGGCTCGCACGGGGGGATGATGCAGAAGTGGTACAACGCCTATCAGGAGACGCTGCACGTCCCGTTCGTCATCTCCAATCCGCAGCTGTTCCCCGAGGGGCGGACCACGCAGCTCGTGACGTCGCACGTGGACCTGCTGCCCACGCTGCTGGGGCTGGCGGACATTGATGCGGAGGCGGTGCGGCGGGAGCTGGCGGCGGACCACACCGAGGCCCAGCCCCTGGTGGGGCGGAACTTGTCGGGCCTGGTGCTCGGCAAGGAGGAGCCCCAGCACGAGCCCATCTACTTCATGACGGACGACGCCGTGGAGTCCGGGCTGCAGATGGCGAACAACCTGACGGGCCAGGCGTACAGCGCCGTCATCCAACCCAAGCACATCGAGACGATCATCACCCGGCTGCCCGAGCTGACCGGGGACACGCTGTGGAAGTACAGCTGCTACTCGGACAACCCGCGGTTCTACGTGGGGAACGCGGGCAACACGGACGGGGTGGCCACGGCGCGGTTCATCCCTCGCGAGTACGAGTGCTACGACCTGAGCGAGGATCCGCTGGAGACCCACAACCGGTGCAGCGCGTTGTCCAAGGCGCCGCTGTCCCAGGACGTGCGCGACGCGCTGCAGAAGGTGCTGGAGGAGCAGCGCCGGCAGAAGCGGCTGCTGCCGCACACGCTGAACCGGAACGCGGACACGGCGAGCACGAAGGGCCCACTGCGGGACTGA
- a CDS encoding alpha/beta hydrolase — protein sequence MHSSRFLAVLSAALLLAAVPTQAEAQTAPPPRVCVRHDVAVSLIPGTLATERVATWLCARGSLSSNRTVQVLLSGNTYGSAYWDFPYQPERYSYVNWMTDAGYVTLSVDRIGIGQSSRPLSTFVNMGSNAWVVEQIAARLANGTLAGVAFSKIVLVGHSYGSAVGMLAASRSAAVDGLIVSGMLHGVGYGLLLNAAAMYPAQLDARFAGQSIPLGYLTTQPGLRGVFYSAQNTDPQVIAADNAAKETMTAEEAITQELGVLASLALKVPVLSVVGDDDATFCGVPTCSQPGSAASLEPLYYPPAAQLELQVVPNAGHNLNLHLNAHTWFAIAQEWLDRRFGP from the coding sequence ATGCACTCTTCCCGATTCCTCGCAGTCCTTTCCGCCGCGCTGCTCCTCGCCGCCGTGCCCACCCAGGCCGAGGCACAGACAGCGCCCCCTCCGCGCGTGTGTGTGCGCCATGACGTGGCCGTGTCACTGATCCCCGGCACGCTGGCCACCGAGCGCGTCGCCACCTGGCTGTGCGCGCGGGGCTCGCTCTCCTCGAACCGCACCGTGCAAGTGCTGCTCTCCGGCAACACCTACGGCAGCGCGTACTGGGACTTCCCCTACCAGCCCGAGCGCTACTCCTACGTGAACTGGATGACCGACGCCGGCTACGTCACGCTGAGCGTGGACCGCATCGGCATCGGCCAGAGCAGCCGCCCGCTCTCCACGTTCGTGAACATGGGCTCCAACGCGTGGGTCGTCGAGCAGATCGCCGCCCGGCTCGCTAACGGCACGCTCGCGGGCGTGGCCTTCTCCAAGATTGTCCTCGTCGGCCACTCCTACGGCTCGGCCGTGGGGATGCTCGCCGCCAGCCGCTCGGCCGCCGTGGACGGCCTCATCGTGAGCGGCATGCTCCACGGCGTCGGCTACGGACTCCTCCTCAACGCCGCCGCGATGTACCCCGCGCAGCTCGACGCCCGCTTCGCGGGCCAGTCCATCCCGCTCGGCTACCTCACCACGCAGCCCGGCCTGCGCGGCGTGTTCTACTCCGCGCAGAACACCGACCCTCAAGTGATCGCGGCCGACAACGCGGCCAAGGAGACGATGACCGCCGAGGAGGCCATCACGCAGGAGCTCGGCGTCCTCGCGTCGCTGGCGCTGAAAGTCCCCGTGCTGTCCGTGGTCGGTGACGATGACGCCACCTTCTGCGGCGTGCCGACCTGCTCGCAGCCGGGCAGCGCGGCCTCGCTCGAGCCGCTCTACTATCCGCCCGCCGCCCAGCTGGAGCTGCAGGTGGTCCCCAACGCCGGGCACAACCTGAACCTCCACCTCAACGCGCACACCTGGTTCGCCATCGCGCAGGAGTGGCTGGACCGGCGCTTCGGCCCGTAG
- a CDS encoding methyl-accepting chemotaxis protein: MSWFFNLKIATKLSMGFGLVALLALLIGLQGLKGMDLIEQSLGTLYERHALGVARLREADIAMLHASRAIRNIVLDLDTELLTTRMEEIRESDARFIEAMKAYRDTLDHTDARALRRVDDINELYEQLQEKRKRVYELAMNGRLLELAKLSTDLNTDAGVKRVRAVENEVERQLTSLETGEFDGMKQFAQQARSTAAGVTQAVLIILSGVLGVAVLVGFFITMVINRQLGGEPGYAAEMMKRVAEGDLEVRIATKAQDSSSLLFALRQMVEKLQVTMGEIRGAAGSVSAAASQVAASSTRVSQGTSEQAAMVEESSSSLEQMNTSITQNAQNAQGMASMAVQSGAEAKHGGQAVARTIEAMRDITSKISIIEEITYQTNLLALNAAIEAARAGEYGRGFAVVATEVRKLSVRSQAAAKEISERATSSVATADASGQAIARLLPALQKTEALVKEVSVTSGEQAQNVTQVNRAMMQINRTMQANASAAEDLASTAEELASQAESLQQLIAFFRVGGAALGAQRFTPVAARPGPRARAEPG, encoded by the coding sequence ATGTCCTGGTTTTTCAACCTGAAGATCGCCACCAAGCTCTCTATGGGCTTTGGGCTCGTTGCTCTGCTGGCCTTGCTCATCGGATTGCAGGGGCTCAAAGGGATGGACTTGATTGAGCAGAGCCTGGGGACGCTCTACGAGCGCCATGCTCTGGGCGTGGCCCGGCTGAGGGAAGCGGACATCGCAATGCTCCACGCGTCGCGTGCGATCCGGAACATCGTCCTCGACCTCGATACGGAGCTCCTCACGACACGGATGGAGGAGATCCGCGAGAGTGACGCTCGATTCATCGAGGCGATGAAGGCCTATCGCGACACGCTCGATCACACCGATGCCCGCGCCTTGCGTCGGGTCGACGACATCAATGAACTGTACGAGCAGCTCCAGGAGAAGCGTAAGCGCGTCTACGAGCTGGCGATGAACGGGCGGCTCCTCGAGCTCGCGAAGCTGAGCACCGATCTGAACACCGACGCTGGCGTGAAGAGGGTGCGCGCCGTCGAGAACGAGGTCGAGCGGCAGCTCACCAGCCTGGAGACCGGTGAGTTCGACGGCATGAAGCAGTTCGCGCAGCAGGCCCGGAGCACGGCGGCCGGAGTCACCCAGGCGGTGCTCATCATCCTCTCAGGGGTGCTGGGCGTGGCCGTGCTCGTGGGCTTCTTCATCACGATGGTCATCAACCGCCAGCTTGGAGGCGAGCCGGGCTACGCCGCGGAGATGATGAAGCGCGTCGCGGAGGGAGACCTCGAGGTCCGCATCGCCACGAAGGCGCAGGACTCGAGCAGTCTGCTCTTCGCGCTGCGCCAGATGGTCGAGAAGCTCCAGGTCACGATGGGGGAGATCCGCGGCGCGGCGGGCTCGGTCAGCGCCGCGGCGTCGCAGGTGGCTGCCTCCTCGACGCGCGTCTCCCAGGGCACCTCCGAGCAGGCTGCGATGGTGGAGGAGAGCTCCTCGAGCCTCGAGCAGATGAACACGTCCATCACCCAGAACGCTCAGAACGCTCAGGGAATGGCGTCCATGGCGGTCCAGTCTGGGGCCGAGGCCAAGCACGGCGGGCAGGCGGTGGCTCGCACCATCGAAGCGATGAGGGACATCACCAGCAAGATCTCCATCATCGAGGAGATCACCTACCAGACGAACCTGCTCGCGCTGAACGCGGCCATCGAGGCGGCCCGCGCGGGCGAATATGGAAGAGGCTTCGCGGTGGTCGCGACCGAGGTCCGGAAGCTCTCGGTCCGCAGCCAGGCTGCGGCGAAGGAGATCAGCGAGAGAGCCACGTCGAGCGTCGCCACGGCCGATGCGTCGGGCCAGGCGATCGCCCGGCTCTTGCCGGCCCTCCAGAAGACCGAAGCGCTGGTGAAGGAGGTCTCGGTCACGTCGGGCGAGCAGGCGCAGAACGTGACCCAGGTGAACCGGGCGATGATGCAGATCAACCGGACGATGCAGGCCAATGCCTCCGCAGCGGAGGACCTCGCCTCTACGGCGGAGGAGCTCGCTTCCCAGGCGGAGTCGTTGCAGCAGCTCATTGCGTTCTTCCGCGTGGGGGGCGCCGCGCTGGGGGCGCAGCGGTTCACTCCGGTGGCCGCGCGTCCCGGTCCCAGGGCACGGGCGGAGCCTGGGTGA
- a CDS encoding amidase produces MTYQRNPVKAPRVSGLALKALVNTMESSLGAVVLDKLVKDSGIERWRELSPGDAPPLQHPLPHGAPAAEPQPATEQATRAIAASPPPPERETVSAYLRAYREGGLEPVTVVRRLHVAIERLDSGKDRLGLFVARKPEEVLRAAEASGERLRSGKPLSVLDGIPVVLKDEVDLAGFPTTLGTKFRTHAATADSTVASRLKAAGAVILGKVNMNEIGINPIGLNPHHGAARNPWNRGHMTGGSSSASGAAVAAGLCPLSIGADGGGSIRIPAALCGIVGLKATWGRIPETGVPPLCWNVGHVGPMGLTVDDVAALYALLAGPDGQDLVAQMQPPHHLSGYENMNLQGVRLGICWPYFEDAAPEVVARCKEAVKALTHAGATVVELPPPDLNTVLWTHSCIILSEMAASMRQEVEERASDFGLDSRTNLAIGRHFRAIDLVHALRHRHRLTRELLATMANVDVIITPTTATTAPAIPEAALPDGESNLPVVDALMRFIRLANLTGCPALSVPAGFDRAGLPVGLHLMGRPYEEHLLLRLGRVVERATEHRKPPTHVSVLR; encoded by the coding sequence ATGACCTACCAGCGAAATCCGGTAAAAGCTCCCCGTGTCTCGGGGCTGGCGCTCAAGGCGCTCGTCAACACCATGGAGAGCAGCCTCGGAGCCGTGGTGCTGGACAAGTTGGTGAAGGACAGCGGCATCGAGCGCTGGCGCGAGCTGTCTCCCGGAGACGCCCCTCCCCTTCAGCACCCCCTGCCTCATGGCGCTCCCGCCGCCGAGCCCCAGCCCGCCACCGAGCAGGCCACACGAGCGATCGCCGCATCCCCGCCGCCCCCGGAGCGTGAGACGGTGTCCGCCTATCTCCGCGCCTATCGCGAGGGCGGCCTGGAGCCCGTCACAGTGGTGCGGCGGCTCCATGTGGCCATCGAGCGGCTCGACAGCGGAAAGGACCGCCTGGGCCTCTTCGTCGCTCGCAAGCCCGAGGAGGTGCTTCGCGCCGCCGAGGCCTCGGGCGAGCGGCTGCGCTCAGGCAAGCCGCTGAGCGTGCTCGACGGCATCCCCGTGGTCCTGAAGGACGAGGTGGACCTGGCCGGCTTCCCCACCACGCTGGGCACCAAGTTCCGAACCCATGCGGCCACAGCCGACTCGACGGTGGCCTCGCGCCTCAAGGCCGCTGGCGCCGTCATCCTCGGCAAGGTCAACATGAACGAGATTGGCATCAACCCCATCGGGTTGAACCCGCACCACGGCGCCGCGCGCAACCCGTGGAACCGGGGCCACATGACGGGCGGCAGCTCGAGCGCCTCGGGCGCCGCCGTGGCCGCGGGCCTGTGCCCCTTGAGCATCGGCGCGGACGGAGGTGGCTCCATCCGCATCCCCGCGGCCCTGTGCGGCATCGTCGGCCTCAAGGCCACCTGGGGACGCATCCCTGAAACAGGAGTTCCCCCGCTCTGCTGGAACGTGGGCCATGTGGGGCCCATGGGCCTCACCGTGGATGACGTGGCCGCCCTGTACGCGCTCCTGGCCGGGCCTGATGGCCAGGACCTCGTCGCGCAGATGCAGCCTCCCCACCACCTGTCGGGCTACGAGAACATGAACCTGCAAGGTGTCCGGCTCGGCATCTGCTGGCCCTACTTCGAGGACGCCGCCCCCGAGGTGGTGGCTCGCTGCAAGGAGGCCGTGAAGGCCCTCACCCACGCGGGCGCCACGGTGGTCGAGCTGCCACCGCCCGACTTGAACACCGTGCTGTGGACACACAGCTGCATCATCCTCAGCGAGATGGCGGCCTCCATGCGGCAGGAGGTGGAAGAGCGCGCCTCGGACTTCGGCCTGGACTCGCGCACCAACCTCGCCATTGGCCGGCACTTCCGGGCGATAGACCTCGTGCATGCGCTGCGGCACCGGCACCGGCTCACGCGCGAGCTGCTCGCGACCATGGCGAATGTGGACGTCATCATCACGCCGACGACAGCCACCACGGCTCCAGCCATCCCCGAGGCCGCGCTGCCCGATGGCGAGTCGAACCTTCCCGTGGTGGACGCGCTGATGCGCTTCATCCGCCTGGCCAACCTGACGGGCTGCCCCGCGCTCTCCGTGCCTGCGGGCTTCGACAGGGCGGGCCTGCCGGTGGGACTCCACCTCATGGGCCGGCCCTACGAGGAGCACCTGCTGCTGCGCCTGGGCCGCGTGGTGGAGCGCGCCACCGAGCACCGCAAGCCGCCCACCCACGTGAGCGTCCTGCGCTGA